TATCATCATGGCCCACAAGGGCGAGACCCCGGGCCTGGGTGCCGAGATCGCCACGCCGAAATACCAGGCGCTGTTCGTCGGCAAGAAAATCTTCAAGGGCGACGAGTTCGTTTCCGTGAAGCTGCGTAAGGGCGGCGCACAGGATCCCGAGCACGAAGTGGACGCCATTTCGGGCGGTACGAAGACTTCGGACGGCGTGACGGCGATGCTTTACAACAGCCTGCACCACTACCTGCCGTTGCTCGAAGCCAAGCGCAAGGCCGCAATCGAGGCGATCGTATTTGCCCCCGTGCGGGAAGAGTCTAACCAAGAAAACGTAGAAAACAATGAGTAAGCAAGAAAAAGAGCCTTTGTTTTCGGCTAAGAACAGGAAGTTCCTGACGGGGCCGTTCTCCGCGAACAACCCGGTCATCGTGCAGATCCTGGGTATCTGTTCGGCGCTGGCCGTCACCGTGCAGCTCAAGCCCGCTATCGTCATGGCGCTTTCGGTGACCGTCGTCACGGGTTTCTCGAATCTGGTGATGTCGCTGCTGCGCAACGGCGTGCCTTCGCGCATCCGCATCATCGTGCAGCTGGTGGTCATCGCCGCGCTGGTAATCCTGGTCGACCAGGTGCTCAAAGCCTATGTCTACGAGGTGTCGAAGCAGTTGTCGGTCTATGTCGGCCTTATCATCACCAACTGTATCGTCATGGGACGTATCGAGGCTTTTGCACTGGCCAACAAACCGTGGGCGTCGCTGCTCGACGGTATCGGCAACGGCCTGGGGTACGGCCTGATCCTGGTGATCGTGGCTTTCTTCCGCGAGCTTTTCGGCTCGGGCACCCTGATGGGTTTCCGTATCGTTCCCGAGAGCTGGTATGCGGCCGAGGGCGGCTGGTACTACAACAACGGGCTGATGCTCTTCCCGCCGATGGCGCTGATCATCGTGGGCTGCATCATCTGGGTGCACCGTTCGCGCAATAAGGATTTACAGGAAAAATAGGAGGGTAACGTATGGAATCATTGAATATCTTTATCCGGTCGATCTTTATCGACAACATGGTCTTCGCGTTCTTCTTCGGCATGTGTTCCTACATCGCCGTTTCGAAGAGCGTAAAAACGGCCCTCGGCCTCGGCGCCGCCGTTACGTTCGTGATGGTGATGACCGTGCCGCTGAACTACCTCCTGTATGAATTCGTACTCAAGGCCGGTGCCCTTTCGTGGGCCGGGCTGCCCGATGTGAACCTGGACTTCCTGACGTTTATCGTCTTTATCGCCACCATCGCCGCTTTCGTGCAGCTGGTGGAGATGGCCGTCGAGAAGTTCTCGCCGACGCTTTACAGCCAGCTGGGTATCTTCCTGCCGCTGATCGCCGTGAACTGCGCCATCATGGGCGGCTCGCTTTTCATGCAGCAGAAGGTCGATGCGCTGGAGCTGACGTCGCTCTGGCAGTCGATCGTCTACGGCCTGGGTTCCGGCCTGGGCTGGTGGCTCGCCATCGTCATGATGGCCGCCATCCGCGAGAAGACGACCTACTCGCAGATTCCCGCGGCGCTCAAGGGCCCCGGTATCGCGTTTATCATCACCGGCCTGATGGGTATCGCCTTCATGATCTTCTCGGGTATTCAGTTCTAACCTTAAAAGAGATTCGGAAAAAATGGAATTGACTATTATAGTTGCAATCATTGCCTTTCTGGTGGTGACCCTTCTGTTGGTGGGGCTGCTTCTCTTTGCAAAGGCCAAACTGACCTCGTCGGGCGAAGTTACGATCGACATCAACGGCGGCGAGAAGGTCATCACGACCGAAAGCGGCTCGACGCTGCTCGCAACGCTGGCCAACAACAAGGTCTTCCTGCCTTCGGCCTGCGGCGGCGGCGGTTCGTGCGGCATGTGCAAATGCCAGGTGATCGAGGGTGGCGGCGACATCCTGCCCACCGAGACCGGTTTCATCACGCGCAAGATGGCCAAGGAGCACTGGCGCCTGGGATGCCAGGTCAAGGTGAAGGAGAACCTCAAGATACAGGTTCCCGAAGCCGTGCTCGGCGTCAAGAAGTGGGAGTGCACCGTGGTCTCGAACCGCAATATCTCGACCTTCCTCAAGGAGTTCGTCGTCAAGCTGCCCGAAGGCGAGAACCTCAAGTTCCGCAGCGGCGGCTACATCCAGATCGACATCCCGAAATACGACGCCATCAAGTTCTCGGACATGGACATCGACGAGGCGTACCGTGCCGACTGGGACAAGTTCAAGATGTGGGATCTGGTCACGACCAACCCCGAAGCTACGTTCCGTGCCTACTCGATGGCCAACCACCCGGCCGAGGGCAATATCATCATGCTCAACATCCGTATCGCCACGCCGCCGTTCGACAAGGCTACGGGCGGGTTCATGAAGGTGAACCCGGGTATCTGCTCGTCGTACATCTTCTCCCGCAAGCCGGGCGACAAGGTGACGATCTCGGGCCCCTACGGCGAGTTCTTCCTGCCGGACAACCTGCCCGACACGCAGGAGCTGATCTTCATCGGCGGCGGTGCCGGTATGGCCCCGATGCGCAGCCACCTGATGCATCTGTTCAAGACCGAAAAGACCAAGCGCCCCGTGTCGTTCTGGTACGGTGCCCGTGCGCTGAAGGAGGCTCCCTATGTGGACGAGTTCCATGCCATCGAAAAGGAGTTCCCCAATTTCAAGTTCAACCTGGCGCTCGACCGTCCCGATCCCGAGGCGGATGCCGCGGGCGTGAAATACACCCCGGGCTTCGTGCATAACGTGCTCTATGAGAATTACCTCAAGAACCACCAGGCGCCCGAGGACTGCATCTACCTCATGTGCGGCCCCCCGATGATGATCGCGTCGGTGGTCAAGATGCTGGACGACCTCGGAGTGCCGTCGGAGAATATCCTCTACGACAACTTCGGCTCGTAGCGGTGCGGTGATCCGCTGAACGCCGCAGGCGCATAAACGGGAAGGGGCGAAGATTCGAAGTGTTTCGAAGGCTTCGCTCCTTCCCGTTTTTCGTTGCCTCAGGGCGGGGGGGAGTGCGGAGCTGCCGGGATTTTTTGTGCTGTATATCGGCCCGTCCGGAAAAGTACAGTATCGGGATAAATTATTATATTTGTATTAATAACCGATTCGACAAACTCTAAAAACCTTAATTCTATCGAAATGAACATTCCTTTGATTTTCTGGATCGTCCCTGCCGCCGCTGTCATTGCCCTGGCCGTAGCCTGGGCATTTTACCGCAGCATGAAGCGCGAGGACGAAGGTACCCCGCGCATGCGCGAGATCGCCGAGCACGTGCGCAAGGGCGCCATGGCCTACCTGCGCCAGCAGTACAAGGTCGTGCTGATCGTATTCATCATCCTGGCGCTGTTCTTCGCCTACCTGGCCTACGGCGCCGGGGTGCAGAACCCCTGGGTGCCCTTCGCCTTCCTGACGGGCGGTTTCTTCTCGGGGCTTGCCGGCTATTTCGGCATGAAGACGGCGACCTACGCCTCGGCGCGTACGGCCAACGCCGCACGCCAGTCGCTCGACCGCGGCCTGAAGGTCGCCTTCCGCAGCGGCGCCGTGATGGGGCTCGTGGTCGTGGGGCTCGGGCTGCTGGACATCTCGTTCTGGTATATTATCCTCGAACGCTTCGTGGAGGTGTCGGGGCCGCAGAAACTCGTGGTCATCACCACGACGATGCTGACCTTCGGCATGGGCGCCTCGACGCAGGCCCTCTTCGCACGTGTCGGCGGCGGTATCTATACCAAGGCGGCCGACGTGGGTGCCGACCTGGTGGGTAAGGTCGAGGCGGGGATCCCGGAGGACGATCCGCGCAACCCCGCGACCATCGCCGACAACGTGGGCGACAACGTAGGCGACGTGGCCGGTATGGGCGCCGACCTCTACGAGAGCTATTGCGGTTCGGTGCTCGCCACGGCGGCGCTGGGCGCGGCGGCGTTCGCCACGGCCGACGGCATGGCGATGCAGCTCAAGGCCGTGCTGGCGCCGATGCTGATCGCGGCCGTGGGGATCGTGCTCTCGATCATCGGCATCTTCCTCGTGCGAACCCGTGAGGGCGCCTCGATGCGCGAGCTGCTCCGCTCGCTGGGCGTGGGTGTCAATTTCAGTTCGCTGCTGATTGCCGGCGCGACGTTCGGCATCCTCTACCTGCTGGGTATCCAGAACTGGCTCGGGCTGTCGTGCTCGGTCATCACGGGGCTCGTCGCCGGTATCATCATCGGGCAGGCTACCGAATATTACACTTCGCACTCCTATAAACCGACGCAGAAGATCGCCGGAAGCGCCCAGACCGGGCCGGCCACGGTCATCATCGCCGGGGTCGGGTCGGGCATGATCTCGACGGCCATCCCCGTCCTGACGATCGGTGCCGCGATTATCCTCGCCTATCTGTGCGCCATCGGCTTCGACATGGAGAATATGATGGCTCCGATGAATATGTCGCTGGGGCTCTACGGCATCGGCATCGCCGCCGTCGGTATGCTCTCGACGCTGGGCATCACGCTCGCCACGGACGCCTACGGCCCGATCGCTGACAATGCGGGCGGCAATGCCGAAATGAGCGGCCTCGGCCCCGAGGTGCGCAAGCGCACCGATGCGCTGGACGCGCTGGGCAATACGACCGCTGCCACGGGCAAGGGCTTCGCCATCGGATCCGCGGCGCTGACCGCACTGGCACTGCTGGCATCCTACATCGAGGAGATCCGTATCGGGTTGCTGCACAACGGCATCACGATGCTTGACCTGCCCAACGGCACCTCGCAGCTGGTCGAGAAGGCTTCGATCCTCGATTTCATGGAGTATTACCAGGTCACGCTGATGAACCCGACGGTGCTGATCGGCATCTTCATCGGCGCCATGATGTCGTTCCTGTTCTGCGGCCTGACGATGAACGCCGTGGGACGTGCCGCCGAGAGCATGGTGAACGAGGTGCGCCGCCAGTTCCGCGAGATCAAGGGCATCCTCACGGGCGAAGGCACGCCGGACTATGCCCGCTGCGTGGAGATTTCGACCCGCGGCGCACAGCGCGAGATGATGTTCCCCAGCCTGCTGGCCATCGTCGTGCCGGTAGCCGTCGGTCTCGTGTTTGGCGTGGCCGGCGTGATGGGCCTGCTGGTCGGCGGCCTCAGCTCGGGTTTCGTGCTGGCCGTGTTCATGGCCAATGCGGGCGGCGCGTGGGACAATGCCAAGAAGATGGTCGAGGAGGGGCATTTCGGCGGCAAAGGCTCCGAATGCCACAAGGCCACCGTGGTGGGCGATACCGTCGGCGACCCGTTCAAGGACACTTCGGGCCCGTCGCTTAACATCCTTATCAAGCTGATGTCGATGGTTTCCATCGTCATGGCCGGGCTGACGGTGGCTTGCCACCTGTTCTGACCCATGTGACGATAAAGGCAATAAGAAAAGCCACCCGGGGAAGGTGGCTTTTTTTATGGCCTTGCAGCGGGGCTATTTCTTGCTCGCGCCGCTTTCGAGGATCGAGACGATGGAGTAGAGCGTGAAGCAGATGGCTCCGAAACCCGTCAGGACGCGTGCGGGGACGAAATATTTGGGTTCGGAGAGCGCCGCCTCGTAGAGGAATGCCGCGAGGAAGAGGCAGGCCAGCGCCGTAAGCACCGGGATGATCGGGATGCGGTTGGCCAGCGGGAAATCGGCGTGCCAGATCTTTGCCAGCAGGATGACCTTGCTCGATATGCTCCAGCAGATCAGTGCCAGCCCTATGAGCACGAAGCCCACGAAGCTGATCGCCTCGCCCCGGAGCGTGAAGAGGAGGATCAGCCCCAGCACGAAGGCCAGGCCGCCCATCGCGAGCACCAGCCCCATCCACCGGCGGCGTTCTTCCATCGTATAGCTGCCCCGTGCCTGGCGTGCGATGCTGGCCACCAGCGCGATGAGCGACGTACAGACGCAGGCGATGCCGAACATGACGCTTCCCGCCACGATATGCGCCGGGAGCGTTCCCAGCGCGAAGAGCAGGATGCACCACACCCATGCCCCGGCGGCTATGGCCGACACGATGAAGATCAGCAGCGAACTCTGCCCGCGGGTGAAGCCTGCGGGGTTGACCGAGAAGGTGCTGTCGCCCGAGTTCTTGGGGATCAGGCTGAACCGCGTCGAGGAGGTGGCCGCCGTCGAGACGCACGCCGTGATGAACCCCAGCCCGCAGATTACATGCCCCGTGACGAACGCCCCGGTCATGTGCGACTGGATGATGAAAAGCCCGCAGATGACCGTCATGGCGGCGACCGCATAGCCGATGGCCGGGAAAAGGTATTTCGCGGCGGCGGTATAGGTGCCGATGATCTGGCGGATGATGGTGGCGGCGGTGCAATAGAGCGCGATGCAGATCGAGCCCAGGAAAAAGAGTACGGGGCCTGCCGTGAGCCGCGAGGGGTCGTCGCCGGCGGCGAAAACGTAGGCGCCGTAGGCGAAACAGAAGGCTGCCATCGCAAGCGGAATGGCGCGGAAGAGGATGCTTATGCCATAGTTCATAATCGGAGTTTTTGTTATGCGCCAGCCTGCAAATCATGAACCAAACGAAAAAATGGCTATCTTTGCCCCATGGAAAATATCGTTTTCGACCTGGGCGGAGTACTTTTTGCCCGCGACAGAAGTAAGTGTACGCAAGAATTCCACGACTTTTTCAGTTTCATCCGTTCGGAGCCCATGCCGGCTTTCTGGGAGGATTACGACCGGGGCGTGCTGACGCTCGACGAGGTGACCGGCATCCTTTCCGGGGTCAACGCCTGCCCGCGTGCGAAATGCGAGGAGTACCTGCGCCTGTCGATCGACATGCAGGAACCCGTGAAGCCTACCGAACAGCTTGTCCGCGACCTGAAGGCCGCCGGCTACAAGTTGTATGTGCTTTCGAACATGTCGCGCGAGTTCATCGACTTCCTGCGCCGTTTCCCCGTCTACGGGCTTTTCGACGGTGAGGTGGTCTCCTGCGAGGAGGGCGTGGTGAAACCCGAGCCGGAAATCTACCGGCGACTGCTCGGCCGCTACGGACTCGATCCTGCGCAGACGCTCTTTATCGATGACCGCCCGGCCAATATCGCCGCCGCAGCGGCGCTGGGTATCCGCGGGCAGTTGTTCGACCATGCGGCGCCGGCCGCAACCTGCGACCTGCTGCGCCGCAGGCTGCTGCCCGAAATAGTAGGGTAGCAGCCCGAGACCATATCCGGGTACTCCGTCCGTATAGCCGTACCCGCAGGCCGTTCGCTCCGCCCGCACGAATCGTCGGCTTCCCCTTTTGCAGCGGTTTTCCCTGTCCCTTGATCCGATCCGTCCGATGATTGAAAAATAAAAAGGGCCGCTCGTCAGAGCGGCCCTTTGCTTTGGATCGGATTCCGTTATTCGAAGTTGGCATCCTTCATCAGTTCATACTCCGGCGAGAGTGCGTACATGCGTACGTATTCGAACTTGCCGGTGTCGACGAGCTTGAACTCGAATGCGTGCGTCACCTTGCCCGTGCCCGAGCCGATGTGCTGCGTGTAGAGCATCATCTGTACGGTGTAGATCACGTCGATGCCGGAGATCATCTTGACATCGGGGTAGAGCGTACCCAGGGCGGCCGACATTACCTCGCCGAAACGCTTTTCGACTTCGTCGTAGAACGCCTGGTACGAAGCGCGTGCTGCTTCCTTGTCGTCCGACCCCCAGTTGTCGTAGGCCGATACGTCGTCGCCGGCTTCGCTCCAATAGTATTTCGGGAGCGTGTTGATACGCCAGTTCAGGTTGGTGTAGCTTGCTGCGCAACCGCTGTAATACTCCGCATCCGTGAGGCGGCTGCCGCTGCCGCTGCGGTTGTCCGTCGTATAGGCGGCGTCCTTGTTCTGGAGCACCCAGTCCACGCAAGCCTGGTAGAAGCTCTTGCTGTAAGCGCTGCGGTCGGGGGCCACGACGAGCGTCATGCTGGGGTCGAAGTTCCATTTGCCGCTGACCTTCTTGAACGGGCCGTCGAGCGTCTCTGTGTCCTCGGTCTTGATCCAGTCCGCACCGTCGTAAGTGTACTCGTCGGCGAAGAGCAGGGTTACCTTGTCCGTCGAGTCGTAGAAGTGGTATGCCACGTTCATCTTCTCCTCGGCCAGGGCGTAGGGATATTTGTACTTCAGGTAGAGGGGCAGGTAGGTGTCCTGCGAGAACGACGAACTGAAGTTGGGATTGGTGGCGCCCATCTGCGTGTAGTCCTCGGGGTTGACCATCGTGGTGTTTTCTGCGGCTGCCCACGACGTGCCGTCGAAGGTGTAAATCGCATAGCGGTTCTTGGTCACCGCGGCGCGGGTCATGCCGAAGGAAGCTGCCGAAGCATTGGCTGCCGACTTGACAGAAGTGACCATCGTATTGAGGAACTTGCCGCTCGATACGCCGATCGCATAGCCTTCCACGACGACTTCCTGTCCGTCGAGTGCTGCGTCTACGGCGCCGTCCAGGACATACGAGAGGCTGCCCTGTGCCGTCAGTGCTTCGTCGTTGATGACGTTGTAGTAGTTGCCGTCGATTTTCAGCGTACCCGTGTAACGCACGTACTGCGCCGTGGTCAGCGTCAGGTAGCCGTCCATGTCGGTACCGTCCATCTCGCGGATCGCGGGGTAGGTGAACGTATCGGCCTCGGTATTGAGTTTGGTGACGGTCGATGCCGCGGGGTACTGGTTCAGCCCGGCATAAGCCGAAGTGGTACCTTCCACGCTGACCAGATCGCCGATGGCATAGGTTCCGGTCGGGTCGACATTGGTATAGATGAGGATCGACCCCGTGCCGTCGTTGATGAGGAAGCCGCGCTTGTAGGTCGCAGCGACCTGCCCCTTTACGCTGAACGTGCCGGGATCGGCCGATGCGACGATACCTACGGGCGTGAATTCGGGCTGCGAACCCTCCTCGGCGATCGTGGCGACGATCATGTTGGCGAATTTGGGTGCGCCGCCGCTCTTGCTGACGGAGAAGAGGTAACCGGTCGCGGTGACCTTCTTACCGTCCAGGCTCCCGTCGATCTGCCCCTTGTTGGGGAAGGAGAGGCTGCCGGTGGCCGTCGCGGCACCGTCCACATTGAGGTTGTAATAGTTGCCGCTGATCGAGAGCGTACCCGTCAGGCTGACGAATTTGATCGACGCTGCGGTCAGGTAGGCGTCGAGCTCGCTGCCCGACATGGCCTGTGCCGTGGGGAAGGCGAAATTCTTGGTTTTCTCCACGAGCGTGATCTCGGCCGTGTTGCCGAATTGCATGCCGCTGTTGTATTCCGTAACGGCACCCTTGACCTTCACTACATCGCCCAGCGAGTAGTTCGACGGGGCGTTCAGATATACCAGAATAGCCCCCGTGGTGTCGTCGACGATAAAGCCGCGGGCATAGGCAGCCGAAACGGTGCCCTGCACGGTATAGTCGCCGGGGGCAATGATTTCGCTGATCTTGTTGATGGTCTCGGGGATTTCGCCGCCTCCGGTCGAAGGCTCCTGTTCGGAGTAGGCGTATTCGGCGATGACGTAGTCGCCGGCCTCGGCGTTCTTGACGGCCTCCTTGAGGATGCGCGGCAGGTAGTTGGCTGCCGGCTTACCAGGTGTAAAGTAGTCGGCCGTGATCTCCTCGCCCCAGGCTACCTCGTAGTCGGCGGCCTTGAGCTCGTAGGTCGAGGCGGAAGCGATGCCGGTGATGGCCTCGGATATCTCGCCGCGCTGGTTTTTATAGGTGACGGTGACAGTCGAGCCGTTCGAGAGGTAGCTGTCGTAACCTGCAGCCAGGAATGCGGGCAGGTACGTCGTGGCGGAAGCGGCTTCGGAGAAACATTTTGCAGTGCCTACGGCGGCCAGGGCTGCCACTGCATCGGGCCCTGCGGCTTCGGCGATCGCCTTGTTGGCGGCGTTCGACGCGACGCTGGCGTAGTCGGCGTCGGTCATCGTGTATTTCAGCACCTGGACGTCGGTGATCTCCTTGTCGGGGTTGAACCCGTCCAGATACTCCTCGTTGTAATCGTCGACATTACAACCCCCCCCCACGAATGCTATCGTCGCAAGGGCCAGAAGGTATTTTACAATATGCTTGTTCATATGGTTCGCTGTAATTAGAAGTTAATTTTCAGTCTTACGGTATAGGTACGACCGAACGAGTACATTACGGCATATACGTTCTGCCAGATACCTTCGTCGGCTGCGGCGCACTGCGCGTCCATGATGTAGTTGTAGTCGTAGACGTTGTTCACGTTGCCGTAGATCGTGGCGCGTACGTTGCCGATCTTGAAGGCGTAGCTGGCCGAGAGGTCGAGCTGGTGTCCCCACGGAATTTTCCACGGGTCTTTCACGTCGACGGTCGAGTTACCGCTCAGGCTGGTCTGCGAACCGATGTAGAAGTCGGCGTAGTTGTTGCCGTAGGCGTTCCAGTCGGCGCTGACGCGCAGGCCCTTCATCGGGCGTACCGTGACGCCGAGGGCTCCGGTGGTCTGTGCCGAACCGCCGACCTTGATGCCTTTCTGCTTCAGGTTCAGCCATGCGTGGTCTTCAGCCATGATGCCCGAGGCGACCGTGCCGTCCAAAGCCTTGGTCAGGGGCTGCCCCTGCGTGTCGTAGATGTAGCCCTTCGAGTCGCTGTCCCACTGCCAGTCGCCCAGCGAAAGCATACCAGTCACGTCCAGCCAGCGGTTGGGGCGCAGGACGAAGTCCAGTTCGAGGCCCATGTGGCGTGCGTCCACACCCGAGAGGTTCACGCGGGCGTAGTCGCCGTTGGCCATCGAGCTGGAACGTACGACCGACTTGTCCATCCAGAGCGTGTAGTAACCGTTCAGGTTGACCGAAAGGATGCCCGAGCGGAACCCGTAGCCTACCTCGGCCGAGAAGACCTTTTCGTTCAGCGGGTCGGGGTTCTTGGCGTTGCTCGTGGTGCTCTGCAGGAACGCGCCGCCCGAGAAGAACGGGGCGCGGCTGATGTAGCCCAGGTTGGCGAACACGTTGTGTTTCTCGTTGATGTTGTAGTTGGCGCCTCCCTTGACCGTGTAACCGATGAAGTTCACGTGCTCGGACTCGGCGTGTGCGGCGTCGTAGTAGAAGCGGTCGTAGCGCCAGTAGCCGGTGTTGGAAACCGAACCCGATACGAAGGCGTTGAGGTTTTTCTTCGTCCACTCCAGCTGGGCGAATACGCCTTCCTGGTGTACGTGGCCGTCGTAGTCGCGGTAAACCTTGTCGCCGACCTGTAATTTCTGGTATTTCCAGTTGGGATCGGCTGCGGCGGCGTTCTGCTCGGCCTTGACGTTCTTGCGGCTGTCGTCGTCGATGTAGTACTTACCGTCGTAGAGGTCGATGATCTCGTTGTTGTGCTCGCCGATGTAGTAGCGCACGTCGATACCGGCCGACAGTTCGAGCGACTTGGAGATTTGGTTGGTATAGGTCGAGAGCAGCCCGTACCACATGTGGTTGTTGTTGCTCTTCGACATGATCATGCGCGAACCGTCGGGACTGGCGGCGTTCATCTCCTGGATCTTGTCGTAGGCGAACGTGCCGTCGGGGTTACGGAAGGTGGTGTTCAGCACGCCGTAGTTGGTACCCTTCCACATGTTGCGGTCTGCCGAGGTGCGGCCCTGGCCCGAGTAGCCGCTGCCGCGTCCGATCGACATGTAGAGCGCCGTCGAGAGCGACGACTTGTAGTCGATCTGCCACTGGTGGTTCAGCGAGATCTGGGGCTTGTGGTATTCGTTGAAGTGCGAGTAGCGCTGCCTGCCGTTCTTGTCGAAACCGTACTCGGCGTTGTAGCGGTACATGTCCTTTTCGCCCATGAAGTTCTTGGCCTTCTGCCACTCCTCGATCTTCAGTCCGTCGTCGAGGGCATGGCGCTGCGCGTGCTTCTGCGGGGCGCCGAAGGCGGTCAGCGACAACTGGTGGCGGTCGTTGATGCGCTTCGAGATGTTGACGAACCAGTTGTAGCCTTCGAAGTTGGTTCCCTGGATGTAACCGTCGCCCCAGCGCTTCGCGCCGAGTACCGACAGTGCCCAGCCGCTCTTCGTGAGGCCCGTCGAGAGGCTGAACGAAAGGCTGTAAAGGCCGTCGTTACCTACGCCGAACGAGAACGTGCCGCCCTGCTTGGCCTCGATGCCGTTGGTCACGATGTTGACCGAACCGCCGACCGAGGGCGACGAGATTTTCGAGGCGCCCAGGCCGCGCTGGGTCTGCATGCTGCGCGTCACGTCCGAGAGGCCGGCCCAGTTCGACCAGTATACCCCCCCCCACTCCATGTCGTTCACGGGGACGCCGTTGACCATTACGGCCACGTTGGCCGCCTGGAAACCGCGCATGTTGATCTTCGAGTCGCCGAAGCCGCCGCCGTCCTTGGTCACGTAGACGCCCGGGGTCGATTTCAGGATTTCGGGGAACTCCTGCCCGCCGAGTTTGTAGCTGATCTCCTCGGCGTTGACCGTCGATACGGCTACCGGGGTTTTGCGCTGCACGGCCACCGACTGCATGACGATGACATCCTGCAATGCCACGGCGTCGGGCTCCATCTGGATGATGCCCAGGCGTGCGTTCGGGCCCGTGACGGGTTTTTTGGTCGGGACGTAGCCCACGTAGCTGATCTCGATCTCCTTGGCATCGGTCTTCAGCGTGAAGTTGCCGTCGACGTCGGTGCTGACACCCTGCGATGTGCCGGGTACGGTCACAGAGGCACCGATCAGCGGTGCGCCGGTCTCATCTACGATTTTACCCGTAACTGCCGATTGCGCGACAGCGGCGGACACTCCGAACAGGATCAGGGCGGCCGTCATGAGGAAATGTTGTAAATGTTTTCTCATACTTTTTAATGGATTAGTAAATA
This Alistipes onderdonkii DNA region includes the following protein-coding sequences:
- a CDS encoding NADH:ubiquinone reductase (Na(+)-transporting) subunit D; protein product: MSKQEKEPLFSAKNRKFLTGPFSANNPVIVQILGICSALAVTVQLKPAIVMALSVTVVTGFSNLVMSLLRNGVPSRIRIIVQLVVIAALVILVDQVLKAYVYEVSKQLSVYVGLIITNCIVMGRIEAFALANKPWASLLDGIGNGLGYGLILVIVAFFRELFGSGTLMGFRIVPESWYAAEGGWYYNNGLMLFPPMALIIVGCIIWVHRSRNKDLQEK
- the nqrE gene encoding NADH:ubiquinone reductase (Na(+)-transporting) subunit E, producing MESLNIFIRSIFIDNMVFAFFFGMCSYIAVSKSVKTALGLGAAVTFVMVMTVPLNYLLYEFVLKAGALSWAGLPDVNLDFLTFIVFIATIAAFVQLVEMAVEKFSPTLYSQLGIFLPLIAVNCAIMGGSLFMQQKVDALELTSLWQSIVYGLGSGLGWWLAIVMMAAIREKTTYSQIPAALKGPGIAFIITGLMGIAFMIFSGIQF
- the nqrF gene encoding NADH:ubiquinone reductase (Na(+)-transporting) subunit F; amino-acid sequence: MELTIIVAIIAFLVVTLLLVGLLLFAKAKLTSSGEVTIDINGGEKVITTESGSTLLATLANNKVFLPSACGGGGSCGMCKCQVIEGGGDILPTETGFITRKMAKEHWRLGCQVKVKENLKIQVPEAVLGVKKWECTVVSNRNISTFLKEFVVKLPEGENLKFRSGGYIQIDIPKYDAIKFSDMDIDEAYRADWDKFKMWDLVTTNPEATFRAYSMANHPAEGNIIMLNIRIATPPFDKATGGFMKVNPGICSSYIFSRKPGDKVTISGPYGEFFLPDNLPDTQELIFIGGGAGMAPMRSHLMHLFKTEKTKRPVSFWYGARALKEAPYVDEFHAIEKEFPNFKFNLALDRPDPEADAAGVKYTPGFVHNVLYENYLKNHQAPEDCIYLMCGPPMMIASVVKMLDDLGVPSENILYDNFGS
- a CDS encoding sodium-translocating pyrophosphatase, with amino-acid sequence MNIPLIFWIVPAAAVIALAVAWAFYRSMKREDEGTPRMREIAEHVRKGAMAYLRQQYKVVLIVFIILALFFAYLAYGAGVQNPWVPFAFLTGGFFSGLAGYFGMKTATYASARTANAARQSLDRGLKVAFRSGAVMGLVVVGLGLLDISFWYIILERFVEVSGPQKLVVITTTMLTFGMGASTQALFARVGGGIYTKAADVGADLVGKVEAGIPEDDPRNPATIADNVGDNVGDVAGMGADLYESYCGSVLATAALGAAAFATADGMAMQLKAVLAPMLIAAVGIVLSIIGIFLVRTREGASMRELLRSLGVGVNFSSLLIAGATFGILYLLGIQNWLGLSCSVITGLVAGIIIGQATEYYTSHSYKPTQKIAGSAQTGPATVIIAGVGSGMISTAIPVLTIGAAIILAYLCAIGFDMENMMAPMNMSLGLYGIGIAAVGMLSTLGITLATDAYGPIADNAGGNAEMSGLGPEVRKRTDALDALGNTTAATGKGFAIGSAALTALALLASYIEEIRIGLLHNGITMLDLPNGTSQLVEKASILDFMEYYQVTLMNPTVLIGIFIGAMMSFLFCGLTMNAVGRAAESMVNEVRRQFREIKGILTGEGTPDYARCVEISTRGAQREMMFPSLLAIVVPVAVGLVFGVAGVMGLLVGGLSSGFVLAVFMANAGGAWDNAKKMVEEGHFGGKGSECHKATVVGDTVGDPFKDTSGPSLNILIKLMSMVSIVMAGLTVACHLF
- a CDS encoding DUF2776 family protein — translated: MNYGISILFRAIPLAMAAFCFAYGAYVFAAGDDPSRLTAGPVLFFLGSICIALYCTAATIIRQIIGTYTAAAKYLFPAIGYAVAAMTVICGLFIIQSHMTGAFVTGHVICGLGFITACVSTAATSSTRFSLIPKNSGDSTFSVNPAGFTRGQSSLLIFIVSAIAAGAWVWCILLFALGTLPAHIVAGSVMFGIACVCTSLIALVASIARQARGSYTMEERRRWMGLVLAMGGLAFVLGLILLFTLRGEAISFVGFVLIGLALICWSISSKVILLAKIWHADFPLANRIPIIPVLTALACLFLAAFLYEAALSEPKYFVPARVLTGFGAICFTLYSIVSILESGASKK
- a CDS encoding HAD family hydrolase, whose protein sequence is MENIVFDLGGVLFARDRSKCTQEFHDFFSFIRSEPMPAFWEDYDRGVLTLDEVTGILSGVNACPRAKCEEYLRLSIDMQEPVKPTEQLVRDLKAAGYKLYVLSNMSREFIDFLRRFPVYGLFDGEVVSCEEGVVKPEPEIYRRLLGRYGLDPAQTLFIDDRPANIAAAAALGIRGQLFDHAAPAATCDLLRRRLLPEIVG